Within the Musa acuminata AAA Group cultivar baxijiao chromosome BXJ2-9, Cavendish_Baxijiao_AAA, whole genome shotgun sequence genome, the region GTAACGGGCTTGGGATTTGGGGAGAGACATCGTCACCTCGGAGTCGACAAGGTTGCCGGAGAGCCCGGGGCCACCAGGGCCGCAGAGGGACTCGATGATAGCGTTCATCTCGCCTGCATGGCCGCCCGCATGTCCATCAGCGAGATCGTCTCCGCCTTCAGATTCGCCGCCACCATTCTTGCACCGGAATCGTCGGGttgctctttatatatatatatatatatatatacttctttAAGAAAAtggtatttataatattttttggtcACGTGCGACAAGTGTGATGCCTCTTCCTGTGGAGGAGCATCGTTTGGAGGGTATCGGATTCGGATTCGAATCCGAAACTAAAACGTATCGAAGTGGACGCTTCGCCCGTCTCAGTCGAACTCGTCCCCTTCATCGTTGCAAGCGGAAGAGCTTGCGAAGTGTCTTCGTCGGCTCTAATGTAGAGGAGAGATCGAATTAGAGAAAGATGTTGAATTCCCTTCATCAGCCTGCGATGCTGAGTTCCGTTTCGATTGTATGTAAGAGAGGTCAGGTTTGTGTTTAGCTGACTTAGATAGGCTAAGAACCAACAAGTCTGGTTAACTTAGGTTGAGAGGATGAGGAAAGGATACCACATCTGGCTGATGAGCAAAGGTGGCTGATCTCAACATTGTAAGGATTGCACCAGTGATAATTTTTCATACACACCATATGGCCCATCTGAAACACACTGTTGTGAGAGAATAATGCAACAGAAATTGCCATCAAATAAAACTATCCTTTGTtaacataataaaatattattctgaaGCTTTTGCTTCTAGCAATATGCTAGAATTTCATATGAACTGTAAGCCAACAAAATAATGGGCTCTTACAGAATTTTGTATTACAATACTGCAGCAGGATGAAGATGAAGAGCCTTTTGGCATGTCAGATATACTCTGAATGACTACTTACAAGGGCATTAATCTTCTGTACTTGAAATACCACAGGAACAAACAAAAAATAACTAGGCCGCATACTCCAGTAATCACAAGTACCCACTGGAATGCCGATGGTACGTCAAATAAGGCGATCTCAAAGTTCATGCCAAAGATCCCTGCAACAACCCCAAATATGGCGACGACAAATGTTGCAGTAGTTAGTAGCAACTCAAACTGGATCAACTGATTCCGGACATCATCCTGAAAGAAGAAGTAATCCATGTCAAACGGAAGAGCAATATGACTCGTGTAAGGATTTTACTAAATCAATTATTCAAAACAACAAATGCATATGAGGAACAGAACTGATGGCCTTTTTTTGCATAAAATACTGCGATATGTATTCTTGATGCTGAAGCAGTgtaagtgcagcggaaaaatttaTATGTCAAATACTAATGGATTTAGGGTCACTTGAAGTTATAAATTTGATGTCCATTTCATGAATGATACAGTTTGATAACAAACTAGTGCCTTTAGTGATAGTAAAGAAAACAAAACTCGATAGATGGCCTGATGGTTCGATCCTTCACGACTCAGTATGTAATTTATTGTACAATTTTCCAAAGCAAaaaaaacatgatacaaacagaaGAGTATCGACCATAGTATCACTACAATGCTACTTACAATTATCAGATGGAAAGAACAATGCAAGATACATGATAATTCAATGAAAATGCAAGCAGTGTCCGGCAAAAGTCTATAGCAATATAACTCAACTTCATTTAACCTTAAGATATAGTACTAGTCCtcataaaaaaatttgaggttacCATTTTCACTAGAGATCTACAAACCTACCTGCAACCTCTCAGATGGCAGTTTGCTTGGCTAGCAAAGCAAAGGCTTTAACAAAAACTAGACAAAGAGCCTTATTCCAACTGAGCGCAGTGTAGCATAGTGTCTACCATATCTGAGTAGCAAAGTTTAAGCTTGAGGCACTCATTCAAAAACCATATCTGACCGTTCAATTCTAAACTACCATTGTTCTTATCTTGTCTTATGTCTAATACAAAGCCACTTCCATACTGGCTAAGAGTGTAATTTTTCAAACACGATACATATACTGATACTTCTTTCAAGGAGATGGGAATATCCTTCACCACTCGAGTGCAAACTGAAGTAAAGAAATTTTggagaaataaataaattttgatcagcagaataaacaaaaaaatttctGTCGGAGTCAATTGGTTTGATGTCCTATAACAAAACAGCAGTTGCTGTTTTATATGCTCCCAAATTAGGGAAAGTTGAACTTGTCAAGTTACTATGTAGCTAAAAGTGCAAGATGTTTCCAGCGGATTTAAATTCCTGTTCCATAAGGCTACCTAGCTTGGTATAGTGACAACCTATATGTGAACATAAACTGCACTGGAGATTTTGCTGCATTTCACAGTCATCACAGCTGGCATCCTTGTCAAGCAAGTCAAAGACTCTATCAACAATGTATACCATTCAACATACATCCATCATTAGATAGCAAAAGTTCTTACATGAACTGGTGAAGAcataatattattcaaatataaatgtaCCATTAAACCATTCCATTACAGTATAAGCAGGTTAGGTAGCAAAGAAATTATTAGATCCATGTCATCATGTTTTTCGTCAGTCAGGATTTTAAAATACAAGTTAAAGAATATGGATGTAATTGTTCACCAAGTCTGCTCTAAATTGTACACCATATGATAAAAAGTGATTTCAGTTTGGAAATAAGCTTCTTCTTTTCCATTTCCTCGTATTCGATGATAATGGATCAGTACTCATGCCCATTAACACTTACAAGCTCGTACTCTttgttaatataataattatagaaCACTCTAGCAACAATTTCGATATCAATGTCTTTTACAAATGGATACAAGCAATGATTAACCTTGATTTAAAAAACATCAGGAAAGCAAGAGCAAAAAATACCAGCTGAATGTTAATGAAATCCTCTGTGTCATCAATATACTCCTTCaactgcacaaaaaaaaaaaaagtgcaacagaCCAACTGTTCAGATTTTCAAATATATGATAACAGGATAGTTATGAAAATATTGCAGTGCTTACCGAAGTTAGCTTGTTCAGGGTGCTATCAATGACCACAAAGTAAGCTTCCAACAGCATTTCCAACTCTTCTATGTTCGATGTAGTGCTGCTGGAACTTTTCATACTGTCATGTCTGCTCCTGGCAAGACTTAAAGCCTTCTCGAGCCTTTTAGATTCAGGTGGTGAAGAAACAGGTGAAACTGGAGCAGAAACTGATACTCCACCAGCAGAATTGAACCCATGGAAAGATTGATCGCCACAAAATGATGCTTCCATCCGCCTTTTTTTGTCTGTTAGATACATTTCAGCCATATCACCATCATCATCCATCAACTGCTCTATTTCATCTCTGACCTACAAAAGCTTGGCATATAATTAGCAAGTCTGAAAACAATGATAAATTTGTTAAGCAGCAGATAACGTGTTGGCATACCTTTTGAACTCTCCGAGTCAAAGCAAGAAGCCTGCTTTTTAAGCGACGGACACGTTCCAAGTTAGAAGTACTGATCTTCGATGTCAACTCATCCAATAAGGGGTACGCTTCAATTTCGAGTTCTGCAGCCTAAAAAATCATGTAGAGAACTTTGAGTTTTCTATAGCTAATTCCAGAAGTACTCATATATGCACCACCAATCAAATCACATTCATTAAGTACAAGTTCATTTGAGGAAACTTTGAGCCTTCACAAGTACTGTATGATCAGGAACAACCAACTATAGGACAGAATCCTTGGCAGGAAAGAGTTGCACCAATATAGGACAAATAAGTAGCTCGACAAGAAGAATTCACCATATACCAAATATGAGTGAAAATCTTCTACGTCCTCATAGCATGGGGATAGTCATATAAAAGTAGTCAATCAACAAAAAAGCAAGTAAAATTTTTTAATCATGTCTTAAAGGAATGTTAAATTTTGATTACCGAACCCATCTCAAGGTTATATTTGCTTACAAGATTGCTTGAGATAGTCAACTCTTCCATTTTCAGATAAAGGTGCAGTTTTATTATTTGTAGCTTATTGGTAATAAATGCTTTTACTCAGAATCATAAGCAGCAGGTAGGAAAAAAAATAGTAGATCAGTGAGAACCTTCAGCATTTAAGTCTGTGAGATTAGCCATATCTTTTCTTGCTCAATATAACCATGTGATGGCTTATtaccaaaatgatcaaatcctttCTCCAGCATTAATGTTGTGAAGAACTGTGTATTGCTACTTGCCATTGAATTAATTTGCTTATCAGCAAGTATATCAATTTTTAGGTCTTGCATTGATGCCATCATTTACTTAATCCATCATCCACCAAACCCTTTAATTGCTTATACAATTGCCTGCAATGGTTATTGGAGAGGCCATTGTCTAACACCAATTTAATGTCATATCAAAGATAGCCAAAATCTTTACTCAAATGGCATCAATTCTACATCCAATTCCATTTCAATCTAAACATAAACGTTAGATTTTATCTATTTATCCACGGATAATCAACTAAAACATACTCAAGATCCTAATTTTGACATCAGTTTCCAACAGTAGTTAGTTTCATATCACTCACACCACTATGTATAAATGGTGaaacaatgaaagcaagaaattaAATTGAAGTTTCAGGAATTAACACCATATTATTGCGTAAAAGACCTGGAATTGAATCCAAATCGGAATAGAAGAGATCGCGAGAATAGACGAGGAGAAAGAAAAGATCGCACCTGTGCGTCGAGGAAAGTGCAGGCGGCCTCGAGGGCGACCTCGAGGGCACGGAATTCGAACGGCAGGTCATCGGGCGACGGCTCACCACCAGCGAGCACGTCCCCCGAGCCGGCCGCGAGGCGGCGCTGCAGCTCAATCACATATTGCAGGACGTAGCTGTCGAGGGAGTTGAGGAGAAGCACCTCGTCGGCGGTGATGATGCACCGGATCTGCTCGAGGTTGACGACGATCGCCCGCTCCCGGCCGAGGATGGTGGAGGGGTAGACGAAAAGGGGATCGAGGAGGCGGAGGTCGCGCGCGGGGAGGTCGCACCGCCGCATCATGGTGAACTTGTCCACCTCGATGACTTGCGACGCGGCCGTGGCGGCGTCGACGCGGATCCAGGAGCGGACGCTCTGCCCCCGCTTCTTGAGCCCGGAGAAGTCGACGCCCTGGAAGAGGGGGCGGCGGCCGGTGGTGGACTCGCGGGCCGCCGCGACAGCCAcggcggaggtggaggtggagggctTCCGGGGGAGGAGCCGCTCTCGGAGCTCCGCCATGGGGGAAGCGGCGCAAGGAATACGAAGTAGGGACGGCGGAGCGGGGAGGAAGAAGGGAAGCGGAAGCCTATCGTCTTCGTTATCTTATCTACCTATTGATCTACCGAACCATCGGTCTATTGATGGCACCAGAGGCAGTCGCCTTCTCCTCCTCGAACTCGAAGGCGAGATGGATTGCGAGGAGATGCGGGTAGGCGAAGGATCGCAcgactccgcaaacttccaacgggTTCGAGACCTTTTGCCCACTCATTGTCTGGGGCCCGGTGGGGCACGGAGGAAGACGTCGGCTCAGCCGTCTTGGCAGAAGCGCCATTCAGGGTCTTCCGTCCTTACACGGTTGACGGGTGGGGCCCTCACTACGAGATCACTGTGTTGTGGTAAGTGGAATTCCGTGAATCCTGTGATAGATCACACGGCTGAGCCCGAACCATAAAGGCGGAGTGGTGCGAAACACGGGACCAAAGCATACGCAAGGGTAGATTCATGCTGGATGTGTGTATATATTCGCATCAATGAGCTCATCAAAATGTCCGAGTAGTACGAATCCAATCCATTAATGTTTGGGCTCCCATCTACTCTCTTTTTCATAAATAATTAATCTCCCAAAAAATCATTTaaagaatatttttataaatatatctgaggttattttttaataaaaataccaCATATAATATTTTACGAAAATAAGTAATATATaccatttaaaattaattttagtatatacacatataatcaGATTAATTTTGATCATCCATTTGAAATTAATTCAACCTGTCTTATTTTTTTAAGCATTTGATTTCTCGATTGTGTTGGGGGATTATTTATAGTATTAATATATGTTAGATGTTTTATTGCTTATGTTATAGATGGATATATTATATACAatgatatgttttttttatgcTTATGACATATTTTGGACTATGTcaaatatttcctttttttttttgttattaggtGGATATCATGGATATTAGGATCATAAAGAGGGGAGGAGGgcaaattaatatttttgaaaagttaaaatgatatgaaaattcattggaaatatgtttaacttggaaTGAATAAAAATAGTGAGTAACTAAATAAGTAAACAATAAGAATCAAAAGCACAAAGAAAATGCACACCAGATTTATGGTGGTTCAGTTATCACGACATACGTCTACTCCTAATTCTTAGTCCGTCGAGATTATCAGATTTCATTAGTGATAttctttcaatgagcgaagatcaactaatcttattacaaattttttttcttttcatgggtttaggagagaacatttacaactcTATTTTACAAGTGATCATCATacctcccttagaatgacttaGAAGTTAGTGGAGGAAGAAACTTAAGACTTTCAATAGAATTTGCACACTTAGAATTATAAGTTTTTCGTGCTCTTTTCTTGCTGCATTAAGCCAGATTGAGTGatatatttataagcctcaaattatttaaaaaatggagccaaaaaatcctATCCCTGGATTTTTGGGATACTAACAGTACTATCGCTAGTGTTGGGCAATACCATCACCTGTAGCATTGAGCACTAATAGTACCAccatcagtctgggtggtactactgtctGACAATCTAGAAGATTATGTACTGACGGTACTATCATTAGTATAAGTGATACCATTGTCAGTTtaggcaataccactgcctaTAACACTAGTAGTACCATCGTCGAGTTTTTCAGAAATGTACACTCGGTACTGTTTCACCACTTGAACCAACTTTAGGTTATTAAATCGACCTTTTATTAGACTCAATTCAAGCCCAATAATCCCTTAATTAAGTTGACATGGTTACAtcgaaaactaactcaattagacttataaattacttcgatcaagacacaaacgattacaaacatgaatcatatattgtccgacatgtcatttgtTCATTTAGTGCTTCATCCGAAACTTTGATGCATTGTCCTCTCATTCGGTATATTGTCCGATCCATCGGCATATTAACCTCCTACAATATACGATCTTCTTGACATAATGTTTGATCCTTCTAGCTcggtgctcgaactcatggcacgagatCCATT harbors:
- the LOC103997852 gene encoding magnesium transporter MRS2-1, translated to MAELRERLLPRKPSTSTSAVAVAAARESTTGRRPLFQGVDFSGLKKRGQSVRSWIRVDAATAASQVIEVDKFTMMRRCDLPARDLRLLDPLFVYPSTILGRERAIVVNLEQIRCIITADEVLLLNSLDSYVLQYVIELQRRLAAGSGDVLAGGEPSPDDLPFEFRALEVALEAACTFLDAQAAELEIEAYPLLDELTSKISTSNLERVRRLKSRLLALTRRVQKVRDEIEQLMDDDGDMAEMYLTDKKRRMEASFCGDQSFHGFNSAGGVSVSAPVSPVSSPPESKRLEKALSLARSRHDSMKSSSSTTSNIEELEMLLEAYFVVIDSTLNKLTSLKEYIDDTEDFINIQLDDVRNQLIQFELLLTTATFVVAIFGVVAGIFGMNFEIALFDVPSAFQWVLVITGVCGLVIFCLFLWYFKYRRLMPL